A genome region from Leptodactylus fuscus isolate aLepFus1 chromosome 6, aLepFus1.hap2, whole genome shotgun sequence includes the following:
- the LOC142209665 gene encoding uncharacterized protein LOC142209665, with the protein MGGLLSNLYQTLMSFSGTKARIMLMGLDAAGKTTLLYRLKLNETVHTIPTIAFNVETLEPIRNVTFTMMDIVSRDKMRPLWNHCFMNPDGLVFVVDIADPERFEEARALLNAILEHDEMRGVPIVVMANKQDLPGAKNPMELAETLGLMKMKAHQWHVQGCCAANGDGLVEGLEVLTNLVKQFQKNKKF; encoded by the coding sequence ATGGGTGGTCTTCTGAGCAACCTCTACCAAACCCTAATGAGCTTCTCTGGAACCAAGGCTCGGATCATGCTTATGGGTCTTGATGCTGCTGGAAAGACAACTTTACTATATAGACTGAAGCTGAATGAGACAGTCCATACAATTCCCACCATTGCATTCAATGTTGAAACACTGGAACCCATCCGTAACGTCACCTTCACCATGATGGACATAGTTAGTCGGGACAAGATGAGACCCCTGTGGAATCATTGCTTTATGAACCCAGATGGACTTGTTTTTGTGGTGGACATCGCTGACCCTGAGAGATTTGAGGAGGCCAGGGCACTGCTCAATGCTATACTGGAACATGATGAAATGAGAGGAGTTCCCATCGTAGTGATGGCCAATAAACAAGACCTGCCAGGTGCCAAGAATCCCATGGAGCTAGCAGAGACATTGGGACTGATGAAGATGAAAGCACACCAGTGGCATGTCCAGGGCTGTTGTGCTGCCAATGGGGATGGACTTGTGGAAGGGCTGGAGGTCCTCACCAATTTGGTAAAACAGTTCCAGAAGAACAAAAAGTTCTGA